Below is a window of Nocardia asteroides DNA.
GCCCGGCGCGAGGAAGCGCAGCCCAGCAGGCGGTCCAACACATCCGCCGTTCCGGCTTGGGTTTCGCGGGCTACCTTTTGTCGTCGTTCCAGTTCTACAACGCGTGGTTGTCCTTCGACCGGGTCCGCTCGGCGGTGACCCGTGGTGAGCGGGACCGCCTGTCGGTGGCCGAACTGTGCGCGCAGAACGGTCTGCGCCACATCCACTCGCAGAATGTCAACGGCGCGGACGTGATCGAGGCGATGCGTGCCGAAGGCATCGATCTGATCGTCATCTACTGGTTCGACCAGATTCTCAAACAGCGGGTCATCGATCTACCCGCCCACGGTGTGGTCAACCTCCATGCTGCGCCGTTGCCGGTGTGTCGCGGGCTGTGGCCGGTGCTGTTCTCGGCGATCGAGAACGACCGCAAGTTCGGAATAACGGCGCACCTGATCGAGGACGAGCAGATCGACGCGGGCCCGATCATCGGGCAGCTGTCGGTTGCGGACACCGGCCGGTCGGTCCTCTACCAGGACGACATCGTGAATCGCAGTGGCACCGAATTGCTCTCGGCGGTGCTGGCCGATCTTCCGAGCGCGATTGCCGCGGGAAGGCATCAGAGCGGCGGCAGCTATTTCTCGCATCCCGAACGCGCGCAGATCGCTGCGGGCTCGCGACGTGGCATCTCGCTGACCGCGCTGCGCGACATGGTCGACGTATACCGCAGCAAGGGGTCGCTCGACGCCGAGTTCACCGTCGTACCCGGAGTGCCGGCAGACACGGACCCGGTCGCGGGGCGATGAAAAGGTCGGGCATGCCACGGTCGCTGACCGTACTGTTGGCGATCACCTGCGGCGTGACCTCGTCCAACATCTACCTCACACAGCCGTTGCTGCCACAGATCGGCGCCGATCTGGGCGCGACGGCCGAGACCACCGGCTTGGTGCTCTCGGCGACCCAGATCGGTTACGCGCTCGGCATCCTGCTGTTGGTGCCGCTGGGCGATATCAGGGACCGCCGGCCCCTGATCCTGACGATGATGGGCCTCACCGGAGCCGCGCTGGTAGCTTCCGCGCTGGCGCCGACAGTGACGGCACTGACCGTCGCCGGTTTTCTCATCGGCATGTTCACCCCGATCCCGCAGGTCGTGATCCCGCTGGCGGTCTTGCTCAGCGGAGACGAAGGCCGGGGCCGCACGGTCGGCATCCTCCAGGCCGGACTGCTCATCGGCATCGTCTGTTCCCGCGCCTACGCGGGCGCCATGGC
It encodes the following:
- a CDS encoding formyltransferase family protein: MSEYRIALFTVECAQTGAAMAEIVARHPEVRMIVTSDVTRPARGSAAQQAVQHIRRSGLGFAGYLLSSFQFYNAWLSFDRVRSAVTRGERDRLSVAELCAQNGLRHIHSQNVNGADVIEAMRAEGIDLIVIYWFDQILKQRVIDLPAHGVVNLHAAPLPVCRGLWPVLFSAIENDRKFGITAHLIEDEQIDAGPIIGQLSVADTGRSVLYQDDIVNRSGTELLSAVLADLPSAIAAGRHQSGGSYFSHPERAQIAAGSRRGISLTALRDMVDVYRSKGSLDAEFTVVPGVPADTDPVAGR